Proteins encoded by one window of Streptomyces sp. NBC_01477:
- a CDS encoding YbhB/YbcL family Raf kinase inhibitor-like protein, translated as MSSNDPFARLPEAASFTVVSTTVTDGAPWSIEQYSGLSGVPGGKDVSPQLSWSGAPEGTKSYAITVYDPDAPTGSGFWHWAVADIPAPVTELPEGAGDDTGSGLPGGAFQLPNDARAARFIGAAPPAGHGPHRYFTVVHALDVDTIGVPADATPAALGFTMAGHILGRAVLTATAETPA; from the coding sequence CCCCGAGGCAGCCTCCTTCACCGTCGTCAGCACCACCGTCACCGATGGCGCCCCCTGGTCGATCGAGCAGTACTCCGGCCTCTCCGGCGTCCCCGGCGGGAAGGACGTCTCCCCGCAGCTCTCTTGGAGCGGCGCCCCGGAAGGCACCAAGAGCTACGCCATCACGGTCTACGACCCCGACGCCCCCACCGGGTCCGGGTTCTGGCACTGGGCGGTCGCCGACATCCCCGCCCCCGTCACCGAGCTGCCCGAAGGTGCCGGCGACGACACCGGCTCGGGCCTGCCCGGGGGCGCGTTCCAACTGCCCAACGACGCCCGCGCGGCCCGCTTCATCGGCGCCGCCCCGCCGGCCGGACACGGCCCGCACCGCTACTTCACCGTGGTGCATGCCCTCGACGTCGACACCATCGGCGTACCCGCCGACGCCACCCCGGCCGCCCTCGGTTTCACCATGGCCGGCCACATTCTCGGCCGCGCGGTCCTGACAGCCACCGCTGAGACGCCCGCCTGA
- a CDS encoding helix-turn-helix domain-containing protein: MSAGRMPALWTGTPTTVRPDDLDIICPALKCTTAESLLHEPEIAAGTAATGPPAGGDRIRLGGAAAEPRAAGPFRPCDGAAEELPRMSAAAGVRCLPARLRSRSGHSGGPASDAVLTEQRAQVVAELVTSLVARSVADLVAGLRKSSRASPAPAANCQPARTQGAACCSRLRCPVGEPNL, from the coding sequence ATCAGCGCAGGCAGGATGCCGGCCTTGTGGACGGGCACGCCCACGACGGTCCGTCCCGATGATCTGGACATCATCTGCCCGGCACTGAAGTGCACCACGGCGGAGTCGCTGCTCCACGAACCGGAGATAGCGGCGGGCACGGCGGCCACAGGCCCGCCCGCAGGCGGCGACCGGATCCGCCTCGGTGGTGCCGCGGCTGAGCCGCGGGCGGCCGGACCCTTCCGCCCCTGTGACGGCGCCGCCGAGGAACTGCCCCGGATGTCGGCTGCGGCCGGTGTCCGCTGTCTGCCAGCCCGGCTGCGGTCCAGGTCCGGCCACAGCGGCGGGCCGGCTTCCGACGCGGTCTTGACGGAACAGCGTGCACAGGTGGTTGCCGAGCTGGTTACGTCTCTGGTTGCGCGGTCGGTTGCCGACCTGGTCGCCGGACTGCGCAAAAGTTCAAGAGCTTCGCCGGCACCGGCCGCCAACTGCCAGCCAGCCCGCACGCAGGGCGCGGCCTGCTGCAGCCGGCTCAGGTGTCCGGTTGGCGAACCCAACCTGTGA
- a CDS encoding protein kinase domain-containing protein, with protein MSGVEEQIVGGRYRLEQVIGQGGMGRVWRAQDLVLRRTVAVKEVTPEGTSRELRLALASRMRREAQLSARFRHRAVITVHGVLEVDGMPWMVMEFIEGHSLHDELEEHAENGRLPWRRAAEIGAAVAQALEHVHAREVVHRDLKPENVLLGPGSRVVLTDFGIARLLDNTVTRLTQPGTVLGSLHFMAPEQAAGAPADTAMDIWALGATLYATVEGRLPFPVQEEEALKHAIMHAPVDPPLHAGLLAGLLEQLLSKRPQDRPSAAAAARALAAAAAEGAAEPKPAPRRPLAGRPTRVDPAPVPIPTAVVRPAPPFGGHVPTARPPDFHTRRTETARVAQPVRGLEPAGGRPPAPFGTDERATRSSADQAAAVLRQPRPSRRLLLAGGGLAAAGAIGAAAYGTRHLLSGHAHNTGLAVSPDGTLVATADSAGKVRLENTTDPTDVVTLHAGSPAVDVAFFNPSTVLVATRNGRIRAYETLRPIRGFDWDIHVPAVTCLAVDRIEHRVVAGHSDGTVTILNSTMRTVLQVLRPEGASTAHPILRTAVSPDGNWLAASTGQSSVALWRTDSWAAAPSLRTTHTGDRVTALTFSPDSTTLAAGGSSTRAYIWRLSTGKAAAVFEISRPDVGAGLSDLAFSPDGRALATCSDTRFGDGSDPVSLRANPLRPSAITDHGISGELFVAVRFLSAARVVGMSRHGDPQPAPVSA; from the coding sequence ATGAGCGGGGTGGAAGAACAGATCGTGGGGGGCCGCTACCGCCTGGAGCAGGTGATCGGACAGGGCGGGATGGGCCGGGTCTGGCGCGCGCAGGACCTCGTCCTGCGCAGGACGGTGGCCGTCAAGGAAGTCACGCCAGAGGGCACCAGCCGAGAGCTGCGCCTCGCGCTGGCGTCACGGATGCGCCGCGAGGCGCAGCTCTCGGCCCGGTTCCGGCACCGGGCCGTCATCACCGTGCACGGCGTGCTCGAAGTCGACGGCATGCCCTGGATGGTCATGGAGTTCATCGAAGGGCACTCACTTCACGACGAACTCGAGGAGCACGCCGAAAACGGCCGACTGCCCTGGCGGCGGGCAGCGGAGATCGGCGCAGCTGTTGCGCAGGCGCTGGAGCACGTGCACGCCCGCGAAGTCGTCCACCGCGACCTCAAGCCGGAGAACGTCCTTCTCGGTCCCGGCTCCCGTGTGGTGCTCACCGACTTCGGCATCGCACGGCTGCTGGACAACACCGTCACCAGGCTGACACAGCCCGGCACCGTACTCGGGTCGTTGCACTTCATGGCGCCGGAGCAGGCCGCCGGCGCCCCGGCCGACACCGCCATGGACATCTGGGCGCTCGGCGCCACCCTCTACGCCACCGTGGAAGGGAGGTTGCCCTTCCCCGTGCAGGAAGAAGAGGCCCTGAAGCACGCGATCATGCACGCGCCCGTCGACCCCCCACTGCACGCCGGCCTACTGGCCGGACTGCTGGAGCAGTTGCTGTCCAAACGGCCCCAGGACCGCCCTTCGGCGGCTGCGGCCGCCCGCGCTCTGGCCGCGGCCGCAGCGGAGGGGGCGGCGGAGCCGAAGCCGGCCCCGCGCCGGCCGCTGGCCGGCCGCCCCACGCGGGTGGATCCCGCGCCGGTCCCGATCCCGACGGCCGTCGTCCGGCCCGCGCCGCCCTTCGGCGGTCACGTGCCGACCGCGCGGCCGCCTGACTTCCATACCCGCCGCACAGAGACAGCCCGCGTCGCGCAGCCCGTACGCGGCTTAGAGCCGGCCGGCGGACGACCGCCCGCGCCGTTCGGTACCGACGAGAGGGCCACGCGGTCGTCGGCGGACCAAGCTGCCGCCGTCCTGCGGCAGCCCCGTCCCTCCCGACGCCTCCTGCTGGCCGGAGGCGGCCTGGCCGCGGCCGGAGCGATCGGCGCGGCAGCGTACGGAACACGGCACCTGCTGTCTGGCCACGCCCACAACACCGGCCTCGCGGTGAGCCCCGACGGGACGCTCGTGGCCACGGCCGACTCAGCCGGGAAGGTACGGCTGGAGAACACCACGGACCCGACCGACGTGGTCACCCTCCACGCCGGCTCGCCCGCCGTCGACGTCGCCTTCTTCAATCCCTCGACCGTCCTCGTCGCGACGAGGAACGGACGCATTCGCGCATACGAGACACTCCGGCCCATCCGCGGCTTCGACTGGGATATCCATGTGCCCGCGGTGACGTGCCTGGCCGTCGACAGGATCGAGCACCGGGTCGTCGCGGGACACAGCGACGGGACAGTGACGATCCTCAACTCGACCATGCGCACGGTGCTCCAGGTTCTGAGACCGGAGGGCGCCTCGACGGCCCACCCGATCCTGCGCACCGCGGTCAGCCCCGACGGCAACTGGCTTGCGGCCTCGACCGGCCAGTCGAGCGTGGCACTGTGGCGTACCGACAGCTGGGCCGCCGCGCCGTCCCTGCGCACCACGCACACAGGCGACCGGGTCACCGCCCTGACGTTCAGCCCGGACAGCACGACGCTGGCAGCAGGCGGGAGTTCCACGCGGGCCTACATCTGGCGCCTGTCCACCGGCAAGGCCGCCGCGGTGTTCGAAATCTCCCGTCCGGACGTCGGCGCCGGACTGAGCGACCTCGCCTTCAGCCCCGACGGCCGCGCACTGGCCACGTGCAGCGACACACGCTTCGGCGACGGCAGCGACCCCGTAAGCCTGCGGGCCAACCCGCTGAGGCCGTCAGCAATCACGGACCACGGCATCAGCGGCGAGCTGTTCGTCGCCGTGCGCTTCCTGTCCGCTGCCCGAGTGGTCGGCATGAGCCGCCACGGCGACCCGCAGCCTGCTCCAGTCAGCGCCTGA